CCGCACCTGGTGGGCTCGGTGCTGACACTGCTGCGCGACGATGCGGTGCTGCGTTCGCGCTCGGTGCTGGGTGGGCTGATCTTTGCCGGCTTCAGCATGTTCTGGACCACGCTGGCGTTCCTGCTGTCCGGGCCGAGCTATGGCTATGGCACTGCGGTGATCGGCTTGTTCGGCCTGATCGGTGCGGTCGGTGCGCTGGCCGCCAACCGCTCCGGTCACTGGTCCGATCACGGCCATGGCGACCGCGTCAGCTGGGGCGGGCTGGTGATGCTGCTGCTGTCGTGGGGGCTGCTGGCGTTCGCGCCGCAGTCGATGGCGATGCTGATCGTTGGCGTGCTGCTGCTGGATATCGCGGTGCAGGGCGTGCACATCGCCAACCAGAGCGTGATCTATCAACGCAATCCGCAGGCGCGCAACCGCATCACCTCGGCCTATATCACCTGCTACTTCATCGGCGGTGCAGTGGGTTCGACGCTGAGCACGGCAGTGTATGCGCAGGCCGGCTGGCCGGGCGTGGTGGTCGGTGGCGCGCTGCTGGCGGTGGTGGCATTGGGCTGGGTGGCGCTCAGTGTGTCGCGCGGCACCTGGAAATGAGTGCCTTCGCAGTGTGCCTGCCGGGCCGCCGATGGGGGGCGGCCCAGGTATACGATCACCGGTTGCGCGGTCGTTCGTGGTGCAAGCATCCGACGCAGCCATGTCTGCACCAGGTGCCGACAACGCAACGGACCGCGCAGCGAGGACACGGAGCGCCGGCAGTCTTCAGCCAGGTGCTGACGGTGCCAAGGCGCTGATGCGCGCCGGCCCGGTAGCGCCGGTTCCCGACGCTGCCTTTCGGCCGTGGGCTACGCGCGCTGCAACGCCGTGGGAGCGGCGTTGTCGGCCGGTGCCTCGGTGACCGCCAGTGCTGCAGCGCGCAGCTTGGGCAGCAGGCGTAGGGTCAGCGCCAGCTGGTCGCGCACCAGGCGCTGCTTGGGCGGCAGTTGCACGGCGTGCTGTTCGAGCGCTTCGGCCATGGCCAGTTCTTCGCTTTCGTCGTGCAGCGGCAGCGGCCGGCGCTGGCCCAAGGCAGTGGCAAGCGCACCGAGTGCGCGCTGCAGATACTCGCCGGCCCGGGCGATGCTGGCATCGTGTCCGCCCTCCAGCGCGGCGCGGTGCGCGCCCAGTGCGGAGAGATAGCCGAGCAAGGTGTTGGACAGCGCCAGGAAGCGGAACCCCGCGTCCAGGTTGCGCCGGTAGCGGCCCGGCTCGCGCAGCATGTTGGACAGGGCGACCGACAGCGCGGCATCGGCGTTGTGCATGTCGCGGCGTGCGATGCGGTAGGGCAGATCGTCGCGCATGCCGCTGGCATATTGCTCCAGCACCTGGGCCAGGTAACGCGCGCAGCTGGCCAGCACCGTGGCCATCACCTGGTTGAGCCGGCGGCCCTGCCAGTCCGGCAGGATCAGGAACGAGGCCGCCGCGGCGATGGCGCAGCCGATCACCGTGTCGATCAGGCGCGGCCAGATCAGCACGAACCCATTGCCGAGCAGGTTGAAGCAGAACAACGCCATCACCGTGATGCCGGCGGTGGCCAGCATGTAGCGATCGGTGCGGGTAATGAAGAACACCAGTGCGGCGACCAGCGCCAGCAGCAGTTGCACTTCGGTACCTGGAAACAGCTGCATCAGCGCCCAGGTGGCGACCAGGCCGATCAGGGTACCGGCAATGCGCTGCACCAGCCGCAAGCGGGTGGCGCCGTAGTTGGGGCGGCAGACGAACGCGGTGGTGAGCAGGATCCAGTAACCGTTGTCGGCATGGATGGACTGCATCACCGCATAGCCCACCACCAGTGCGATGGCCATGCGCAGCCCGTGCCGGAACAGCACCGAGCCCGGAGTGAGTTGCTGGCCCAGGCGCGCGGCCATTTCGCGCAAGGTGTGCGGGGACGAGTCGCGCAGCCGGGTATCGAGGTTGTCGCTGGTGGAATCGGACTGCGCCGCTTCGGACAGGCGCCGTTCGATGCTCTGCAGGTTGGTGACCAGCAGCTCCAGCGCGCCCAGCAGGCGGGCGAGCGCCGGGTCGGCGCGCGCATGCAGGTAATCCAGCGACTGGCGCAGGTCGTCGGTGGCCAGGCGGCTGTTGTCGCCGTAGTCGAACAGCTGGCGCAGGCGGATCGCCTCGCCCAGCGCCGCGCAGGCCTTGCCCTGCAGCGCGAGCAGGCGCTGGCAGCGGTACAGCACGTCGCTATGGAAGAACGCGTCGGTCAGCGCCTCGTACGGGTAATGCGAGGAACTGGCGCGCTCGTGGAATTCCTGCGCCATGTAATACAGCCGGAAATACAGGCCCGACTGCACGCCCGGCCGCCCCGAGCGACCGAAGCGGCTCATGATGGCGGTCTTGGCGGCGTTGAGCGCGCCGACCACCTTGGCGTTTTGCTCGGCCAACGCCAGCCGGCGCGCATGCAGGTCGCTTTGCCGCACCGGTTCGAACAGATCGGCCTTGCGCCGCAGATACAGGCCCAACTCGAAGAACAGTCGCGACAGCCGCTCGCGCACCGGGCGGTTGGCGAACAGGATGGTCCACAGGATCGACAGCACGCCGTACCAGCCGGCCCCGATCATCAGTAATGCCGCACCGTGCCAGGCGATGCGCGGATCGTGGCTGCCATGTTGATCCATGCCGATCATGGCGTAGATCGACAAGGCCACCGTGGCCTGCGCGATCGAGACATAGCGCTCGCCGAGTGCGCCGAGCAGGGTCAGCGAGAACGTGGCCAGCGCCATGCCGATCACGAAGGGCAGCGGGTAGGGGAACAGCAGCGTCACGGCCGCTGCGGCAGCGGCAAAACACAGCAACGACAGCAGCACCGATTTGATGCGGCCCAGCCAGTTGTCGTCGGTCTCGGCAATGGCGCTGGCGATGATGCCCAGGAACAGCGCCGGCACCGCGGTCAATTCCTGCCGGTGCCAGCACACGCCCAGGGCCACCGACAGTGCGATGAAGACACGCAGGCCGTAGCTGGCCTTTTCATGGGCCCACAAGCGGCTGAGGCGGGATTCGAAGGACGTGGTGGCCACGGTCTCGGCAAGGGCAGGCGTGACCGGCATTATTGCCGCACGCGCACGCTGCCGGTGTGGACAGGGGCTAGTCCTTTGTCAGTAGCCGGCATGGGGGCGGACTGCAGCGGCGTGCGCGATTGCGCCGCAGCCCCGCTGCACGGCCGCTTACCGCGCTTGGTGACCTTGCAACCTGTTGAACACTGCCTTCTCGACGACCACCAGCCAGCTGTTGCTCTATTCGGCCGACAACCAGCGGATGTCCGTGCTTGCCCCCATCCGCCCTTCGGGCACCTTCCCCCGCCAGCGGGGGAAGGACGCGGTTTAAGCGGGGGAAGGATGCGGCCTAGCCCTGCGCGTCGCGTTCGCGCGCGATCGCACGCCAGCCGATGTCGCTGCGCTGAAAGGCGTTGGGCCAGTGGATCGGCTGCAGGCCGGCATACGCGGCGCGCTGCGCGTCCTGCACGCTGTCGCCGAGCGCGGCCACGCACAGCACGCGGCCCCCGGCGCTGAGCACCTGACCGTCGCCATCCAAGACGGTGCCGGCGTGGAAGACCTTGGCGCTGGGGGGCACCGCATCCAGGCCATGGATGACCTCGCCGGTGACCGGCGTTTCCGGATACGGTTTGGCCGCGATCACCACGCCCAGCGACGGACGCGGATCCCACTGCGCTTGCGTGCGGTCGAGCGTACCGTCGATGGCCGCTTCGACCAGATCCACCAGGTCCGACTGCAGGCGCAGCATCACCGGCTGGGTCTCCGGGTCGCCGAAGCGCACGTTGAATTCGATCACCTTGGGCGCGCCGTGCGCATCGATCATCAACCCGGCATACAGAAACCCGGTAAACGGCACGCCGTCGGCGATCATGCCCTGCACGGTGGGCTCGACCACTTCGCGCATCACCCGTGCATGCACCTGCGGCGTCACCACCGGCGCCGGCGAGTAGGCACCCATGCCGCCGGTGTTGGGGCCGGTGTCGCCATCGCCGACGCGCTTGTGGTCCTGGCTGGTGGCCATCGGCAAGGCGTGTGTGCCATCGACCATGGAAATGAAGCTGGCTTCTTCGCCATCGAGGAATTCCTCGATCACCACGCGCGCACCGGCATCGCCGAACGCATTGCCCGAGAGCATGTCGCGCACCGCGTCTTCCGCCTCGGCCAGGGTCATCGCCACGATCACGCCCTTGCCGGCGGCCAGGCCATCGGCCTTGACCACGATGGGCGCGCCTTTGTCGCGCACGTAGGCCAGTGCCGCGTCCACCTCGGTGTGCACGGCGTAATACGCAGTGGGAATGCCGTGGCGGGCGAGGAAATCCTTGGCGAAGGCCTTGCTGCCTTCCAGCTGCGCGGCCTTGGCGGTGGGCCCGAAGATGCGCAGGCCAGCGGCATGGAAGCGATCGACCACGCCCAGCACCAGCGGTACTTCCGGCCCGACCACGGTGAGCGCGACGGCTTCGCGCTGCGCCAGCGCCAGCAGGCCATCCAGGTCATCGACCTTGATCGCCACGTTGCGGCACTTGGCCTCGCTGGCGGTGCCGGCATTGCCCGGCGCCACCAGCACCTCGCTGACGCGTGCGGATTGGGCGATCTTCCAGGCCAAGGCGTGTTCGCGGCCGCCGGAGCCGATGACGAGGATTTTCATGGAGGTACCGGGAATGGGGAATGGGGATTAGGGAATGGGAACAGCAAAGTCCCTGGTTCTGCGGGCCGTACGATGTGGAGTGGCATAGGGAACCGCTCTTACGATTCCCGATTCCCCACTCCCCATTCCCGGCACGTCAGTGCCGGAAGTGGCGCACGCCGGTGAACACCATTGCGATGCCGTGTTCGTCGGCGGCGGCGATCACTTCGCCATCGCGCATCGAGCCGCCCGGCTGGATGACCGCCTGGATGCCGGCTGCCGCTGCGGCATCGATGCCGTCGCGGAACGGGAAGAACGCATCCGATGCCATCACCGAGCCGGCCACCGTGAGCTTGGCTTCCTCGGCCTTGAGCGCGGCGATCTTGGCGCTGACCACGCGGCTCATCTGCCCGGCGCCCACACCAATGGTGCGGCTGTCCTTGGCATAGACGATCGCGTTGGACTTGACGTACTTGGCCACGCGCCAGGCAAACAGCAGATCGCCCAGTTCCGCCTCGCTGGGCGCGCGCTGGGTGACCACGCTCAATTCGCCCAGCGACATGCCGCGGTTGTCGGCCGATTGCATCAACAGGCCCGAGCCGATCCGCTTGGTGTCGTAGTTGTTGAGGCCATTACCGTGCGGAATCTTGAGCACGCGCACGTTGGCTTTCTTGCTGGCGTATTCCAGCGCGCCGGCCTCGTAATCCGGCGCAATCAACACTTCGACGAACTGGCGATCGAGAATGGCCTTGGCCGTGGCTGCATCCAGCGTCTTGTTGAAGGCCAGGATGCCGCCGAAGGCGCTGGTGGGGTCGGTGGCATAGGCCAGCTCGTAGGCATCGCCGCAGGCCGCGCCCACTGCCACGCCGCAGGGATTGGCGTGCTTGACGATCACACAGGCCGGCGCGTCGAACTGGCGCACGCATTCCCACGCCGCATCGGCATCGGCCAGGTTGTTGTAGCTCAGTTCCTTGCCCTGCAACTGCTGGAAGGTGGCCAGCGTGCCCGGCACCGGATACAGGTCGCGGTAGAACGCGCCGGACTGATGCGGGTTTTCGCCGTAGCGCAGGTCCATCACCTTGATGAAGTTGGAATTGATCTGCGCCGGGAACGGGCTGCGCGTGGGCACGGTTTCGGCGCTGTCGGCCACCGCCGAGAGATAATTGCTGATCGCCGCGTCGTACTGCGCCACGCGGTTGAACGCGGCCACCGACAGCGCAAAGCGCTTGGCCGCCGACAGCTGGCCGTTGTTGGCCTCCAGCTCGGCCAGCAGGTCGGCGTACTGCGCCGGATCGGTGGCCACGGCCACGCGCGCGAAGTTCTTGGCCGCGCTGCGCAGCATCGCCGGGCCGCCGATGTCGATGTTTTCCACCGCCTCGGCCAGGGTGCAATCGGCCTTCACCGTCACCGACTCGAACGGATACAGGTTCAGCACCAGCAGGTCGATCGGCACGATGCCGTGCTCGGCCATCACTGTTTCATCGATGCCGGCACGCCCCAGCAGGCCGCCGTGCACCAACGGGTGCAGGGTCTTGACCCGGCCATCCATCATTTCCGGGAAACCGGTGAGATCGGCGACGTCTTTCACCGGCAGGCCGGCCTCGCGGATCGCCTTGGCGGTGCCGCCGGTGGACAGCAGCTCGACGTTGCGCGCCACCAGCGCGCGGGCTAGGTCGATCAGGCCGGTCTTGTCGGAAACGGAGAGCAGGGCCCGGCGCACGGGCAGCAAATCAGTGGCCATCGGTGGGAGATGTCGAAGCGGAGCAGCCGATATTGTAGGCTGCGCCAGCGCTCGAATGGACTCAACACCCCCGTATGGCCTCGATCTATGCATTGAAGGGACGCTTCCAGGCGCTGTTGCGGCCCATGGTGGGCGCGCTGTATCGCGGCGGCATCACCGCCAACCAGGTGACACTCACCGCGGCCGCGGTGTCGCTGCTGGTGGCAGCGGTGGTCTACCGCGCCGGCGCCAACTTGCCCTGGCTCTACCTGCTGCTGCCGGTATGGATGCTGCTGCGCATGGGCCTCAATGCCATCGACGGCATGCTGGCGCGCGAGTTCGGCCAGCAATCGCGGCTGGGCGCCTACCTCAACGAAGTATGCGACGTGGTGGCCGATGCAGCGCTGTACTTGAGCCTGCTCGGCGTGTCGGGCGTGGGCGCGCACTGGCTGTGGCTGTTTGCGCTGCTGGCGGCGCTGACCGAATACGCCGGCGTGCTTGGGCTGATGGTCGGTGCCAGCCGTCGCTACGACGGGCCG
The window above is part of the Xanthomonas campestris pv. badrii genome. Proteins encoded here:
- a CDS encoding MFS transporter translates to MTTDSTLHSPLPRRLVLLMATATGLAVASNYYAQPLLETLAQTFAIQVRSAGAVVTVAQLAYAAGLLLLVPLGDRLERRSLVVGLFVLSALGLLVSASSHSFAMLLVGTIVTGASSVAAQILVPFAATLAAPQERGRVIGTVMSGLLLGILLARTAAGLLAGVGGWQTVYWIASGLLLVTAALLWRGLPRHPGNAQLSYPHLVGSVLTLLRDDAVLRSRSVLGGLIFAGFSMFWTTLAFLLSGPSYGYGTAVIGLFGLIGAVGALAANRSGHWSDHGHGDRVSWGGLVMLLLSWGLLAFAPQSMAMLIVGVLLLDIAVQGVHIANQSVIYQRNPQARNRITSAYITCYFIGGAVGSTLSTAVYAQAGWPGVVVGGALLAVVALGWVALSVSRGTWK
- the yccS gene encoding YccS family putative transporter, with the translated sequence MATTSFESRLSRLWAHEKASYGLRVFIALSVALGVCWHRQELTAVPALFLGIIASAIAETDDNWLGRIKSVLLSLLCFAAAAAAVTLLFPYPLPFVIGMALATFSLTLLGALGERYVSIAQATVALSIYAMIGMDQHGSHDPRIAWHGAALLMIGAGWYGVLSILWTILFANRPVRERLSRLFFELGLYLRRKADLFEPVRQSDLHARRLALAEQNAKVVGALNAAKTAIMSRFGRSGRPGVQSGLYFRLYYMAQEFHERASSSHYPYEALTDAFFHSDVLYRCQRLLALQGKACAALGEAIRLRQLFDYGDNSRLATDDLRQSLDYLHARADPALARLLGALELLVTNLQSIERRLSEAAQSDSTSDNLDTRLRDSSPHTLREMAARLGQQLTPGSVLFRHGLRMAIALVVGYAVMQSIHADNGYWILLTTAFVCRPNYGATRLRLVQRIAGTLIGLVATWALMQLFPGTEVQLLLALVAALVFFITRTDRYMLATAGITVMALFCFNLLGNGFVLIWPRLIDTVIGCAIAAAASFLILPDWQGRRLNQVMATVLASCARYLAQVLEQYASGMRDDLPYRIARRDMHNADAALSVALSNMLREPGRYRRNLDAGFRFLALSNTLLGYLSALGAHRAALEGGHDASIARAGEYLQRALGALATALGQRRPLPLHDESEELAMAEALEQHAVQLPPKQRLVRDQLALTLRLLPKLRAAALAVTEAPADNAAPTALQRA
- the purD gene encoding phosphoribosylamine--glycine ligase, translated to MKILVIGSGGREHALAWKIAQSARVSEVLVAPGNAGTASEAKCRNVAIKVDDLDGLLALAQREAVALTVVGPEVPLVLGVVDRFHAAGLRIFGPTAKAAQLEGSKAFAKDFLARHGIPTAYYAVHTEVDAALAYVRDKGAPIVVKADGLAAGKGVIVAMTLAEAEDAVRDMLSGNAFGDAGARVVIEEFLDGEEASFISMVDGTHALPMATSQDHKRVGDGDTGPNTGGMGAYSPAPVVTPQVHARVMREVVEPTVQGMIADGVPFTGFLYAGLMIDAHGAPKVIEFNVRFGDPETQPVMLRLQSDLVDLVEAAIDGTLDRTQAQWDPRPSLGVVIAAKPYPETPVTGEVIHGLDAVPPSAKVFHAGTVLDGDGQVLSAGGRVLCVAALGDSVQDAQRAAYAGLQPIHWPNAFQRSDIGWRAIARERDAQG
- the purH gene encoding bifunctional phosphoribosylaminoimidazolecarboxamide formyltransferase/IMP cyclohydrolase; its protein translation is MATDLLPVRRALLSVSDKTGLIDLARALVARNVELLSTGGTAKAIREAGLPVKDVADLTGFPEMMDGRVKTLHPLVHGGLLGRAGIDETVMAEHGIVPIDLLVLNLYPFESVTVKADCTLAEAVENIDIGGPAMLRSAAKNFARVAVATDPAQYADLLAELEANNGQLSAAKRFALSVAAFNRVAQYDAAISNYLSAVADSAETVPTRSPFPAQINSNFIKVMDLRYGENPHQSGAFYRDLYPVPGTLATFQQLQGKELSYNNLADADAAWECVRQFDAPACVIVKHANPCGVAVGAACGDAYELAYATDPTSAFGGILAFNKTLDAATAKAILDRQFVEVLIAPDYEAGALEYASKKANVRVLKIPHGNGLNNYDTKRIGSGLLMQSADNRGMSLGELSVVTQRAPSEAELGDLLFAWRVAKYVKSNAIVYAKDSRTIGVGAGQMSRVVSAKIAALKAEEAKLTVAGSVMASDAFFPFRDGIDAAAAAGIQAVIQPGGSMRDGEVIAAADEHGIAMVFTGVRHFRH
- a CDS encoding CDP-alcohol phosphatidyltransferase family protein, whose protein sequence is MASIYALKGRFQALLRPMVGALYRGGITANQVTLTAAAVSLLVAAVVYRAGANLPWLYLLLPVWMLLRMGLNAIDGMLAREFGQQSRLGAYLNEVCDVVADAALYLSLLGVSGVGAHWLWLFALLAALTEYAGVLGLMVGASRRYDGPMGKSDRAFLIGAVGLGLACGLLGPRGVTWVAMALCIACLATVGRRVHAGLAEAPAG